Proteins from a genomic interval of Gadus morhua chromosome 21, gadMor3.0, whole genome shotgun sequence:
- the gpr176 gene encoding G-protein coupled receptor 176 has translation METGSRAPTVWDGASTTNFTPASLLQDLFLNATSSSTTNPWDKGPFDDPFRMGEQKFSFQLRAYRDFTTAIQVFLLLGSLIGNALMLWCAWRTSVFKSVTGRFIANLACSGAAAALVCVPFDVALATAAGPDLCCGWLRVPAVCKTIKFLHRLFCSVTMLSFAAIALDRYYSVLYPLERKISEARSRDLVIYMWAHATVASVPVFAATNVTDVYAAASCSDAPARALGHVLYVALYNGTTVVLPLALVFLLMLLIRRALSASQKKKVVIAALRTPQSGISIPYVSQREAELHAALLAAVLAFSACSAPYGALAVYRTVLGAESAALLPAPLYLTAVWLPKVSLVTSPLMFLTVSRAARQSLLDLLARLHRRYSRRNVVGSGGLVSLGGESRGPAEGGSRTGLETAGRSGSQLLEMFNIGQQQIYRLSEEEEEEEEEEEEEEEDKGLDGKNNGASSARSGPCSESPEGHHRGARPGSLRREGVPKKEQQQRRQGLADGEAPPAPPPPRGSPAQPCTAYASSSQVAPATPTDSEDVVQFGFGPFELPPQWLPETRNSKKRLLPPLGNTPEELIQTKQPRPRPERRISRNNKVSIIPAAVDP, from the exons ATGGAGACAGGGAGTCGAGCACCCACTGTTTGGGATGGTGCTTCTACGACCAATTTCACACCGGCCAGCCTCTTGCAAGATCTCTTCCTTAATGCCACCAGCAGCAGTACCACGAACCCGTGGGACAAAGGTCCGTTTGACGACCCATTCCGTATGGGGGAGCAGAAATTCTCCTTCCAATTACGAGCCTACAGGGACTTCACCACCGCCATTCAAGTTTTTTTACTCCTTGGCTCGCTCATTG ggaacGCCCTGATGCTCTGGTGTGCGTGGCGCACCAGCGTCTTCAAGTCGGTGACGGGCCGCTTCATCGCCAACCTTGCGTGCtcgggcgccgccgccgccctggtGTGCGTGCCCTTCGACGTGGCGCTGGCCACTGCCGCCGGCCCGGACCTGTGCTGCGGCTGGCTGCGCGTGCCCGCCGTGTGCAAGACCATCAAGTTCCTCCACCGGCTGTTCTGCTCCGTCACCATGCTCAGCTTCGCGGCCATCGCTCTCGACAG GTATTACTCAGTGCTGTACCCCCTGGAGCGGAAGATCTCCGAGGCCCGATCCCGGGACCTGGTCATCTACATGTGGGCCCACGCCACGGTGGCCAGCGTCCCCGTGTTCGCCGCCACCAACGTGACGGACGTGTACGCGGCGGCGTCCTGCTCCGACGCGCCGGCCCGCGCCCTGGGCCACGTGCTGTACGTGGCGCTCTACAACGGCACCACCGTGGTGCTGCCGCTGGCGCTGGTCTTCCTGCTCATGCTGCTGATCCGCCGTGCGCTGAGCGCCAGCCAGAAGAAGAAGGTGGTGATCGCGGCGCTGCGCACGCCCCAGAGCGGCATCTCCATCCCCTACGTGTCCCAGCGCGAGGCCGAGCTGCACGCCGCCCTGCTGGCCGCCGTGCTGGCCTTCTCGGCCTGCAGCGCCCCCTATGGGGCGCTGGCGGTGTACCGCACCGTGCTGGGGGCCGAGAGCGCCGCGCTGCTGCCCGCGCCGCTCTACCTCACCGCCGTGTGGCTGCCCAAGGTGTCCCTGGTCACCAGCCCGCTGATGTTCCTCACCGTCAGCCGCGCGGCCCGCCAGAGCCTGCTGGACCTGCTGGCCCGGCTCCACCGCCGCTACAGCCGCCGCAACGTGGTGGGCTCCGGGGGGCTGGTGTCGCTGGGCGGGGAGAGCAGGGGGCCGGCGGAGGGCGGCTCCAGGACCGGCCTGGAGACGGCGGGCCGCTCCGGGAGCCAGCTGCTGGAGATGTTCAACATCGGACAGCAGCAGATCTACAGGCTgtcggaagaggaggaggaggaggaggaggaggaggaggaggaagaggaggataagGGGCTGGACGGCAAGAATAACGGCGCTTCCTCCGCGAGATCGGGGCCTTGCTCCGAGTCCCCGGAGGGCCACCACCGGGGGGCCCGACCGGGGAGCCTGAGGCGAGAGGGGGTCCCCAagaaggagcagcagcagcggcggcaaGGGTTGGCGGACGGGGAGGCCCCCCcggcgcccccgcccccccgggggTCCCCGGCGCAGCCGTGCACGGCGTACGCCTCGTCCTCCCAGGTGGCGCCGGCCACGCCCACGGACAGCGAGGACGTGGTGCAGTTCGGCTTCGGGCCGTTCGAGCTGCCGCCCCAGTGGCTGCCCGAGACCCGCAACAGCAAGAAGaggctgctgccgccgctggGGAACACCCCCGAGGAGCTGATCCAGACCAAGCAGCCCCGGCCGCGGCCCGAACGCCGCATCAGCCGGAACAACAAGGTCAGCATCATACCCGCCGCCGTCGACCCCTGA